The segment AAGTCCACTTGAGATTGATACCGAGCTAAGTAAAGTTGCTCGAGATAAATCACTTGATATGGCACAAAACAACTATTTTTCACATGATAGTCCAACTCATGGTTCTCCATTTGATATGATGCAAAGCTATGGAGTAGATTACCGTACTGCCGGTGAAAACATTGCGAAAGGCCAAACCTCACCAGAACAGGTTGTAAATGGCTGGATGAACAGTGATGGACACCGCGCTAATATTCTAAATGGTGACTTTACGCATATTGGTGTAGGCTACGTAGAACAGGGTAATCACTGGACACAACAATTTATTGGAAAATAAATAATAGATTAAGAGAGGCTAACTTCGGTTAGTCTCTCTTTTTATACGTAATACTTGCTACTTAGCCGCATTTCCTTTATATTTTGAGGGCAATAAAGGTATAATACAGGTGGAAGTGATACAATAGGCTTTTTACAAATAATACCAGCAGCGAGGTGTAGCAATGGTACAAGGAGCAACAAATTGGAATACAGAGTTAACACAGGAATGGTTGCAAAATTATGTAGATGACTGGGTATCCTTTTACAGGAAACATACCGTTGACGGAAACGTAGCATCCTATATTCCAATACTGCAGGAGGCGAACCGGGATCATTTAGGAATTTCGATTGTTGGTAAAAATGGTATGACGATACGTTCCGGCGATTTTGAGGTGCCATTCACCATACAAAGTATTTCCAAAGTGTTCAGCTTTATTGTTGCTTGTATGGGACGAGGCCTGTCCTATGTACTTGATCGTGTTGACGTTGAGCCAACAGGTGAAGCATTTAATTCGATTATGCATCTGGAAATGACACAGCTAAAAAAACCATTTAATCCCATGATTAATGCTGGTGCAATTACAGTTACATCCATGCTTGAGGGTAGAACCTCTGATGAAAAGCTAGAGCCTGTATTTCAGTTGTTGGAACGCATGCTTGATTATCGTCCGCACCTGAATGTAGATGCATACGAATCAGAAAGAGATTCATCCATGAGGAATCGAGCGATCGGGTATTATTTATTGGAAACTGGTTACTTGGAATCCGATCTTAATATCACGTTAGAGACATATTTTAAACAATGCTCCATTGAAGTTACCCTTGAGGATTTGGCCAGAATTGGTATGATCATTGCCAATGATGGGGAAGACCCAAATAATAAAGAAGAAATTATACCACGTCAGGTAGCCCGACTTGCTAAAGCGTTAATGCTGACATGCGGGATGTATGATGCGTCCGGGAAATTTGCTGCGTATGTTGGTGTACCTGCTAAGAGCGGTGTTTCCGGTGGGATCATTGCATTATCACCACCACGCGTTCGTGATGAGGAATTACCTTTTGTTACCGGATGCGGGATCGGTGTATATGGCCCGGCTTTAGATGATAAAGGGAACAGTATTGCCGGTATTCGATTACTTCGGCATATTGCTAACCAGTGGGATTTGAGTTTATTTTAAGAGTGAGGTGATGTTATGTGTGGACGGTATACATTGCTTGCGGATGAATTGGAAACTTTGCAGGAATTTGGGTTGGAGAAGGAAATTAATTCGTATCAGCCTAGCTATAATATTGCGCCTGGTCAAAATGTGCTGGCAATTATTCATGATGGCAAAGCGAAACGGGCAGGCTATTTGCGCTGGGGGCTCGTTCCTTCATGGGCAAATGATGAGAAAATTGGTTATAAAATGATTAACGCAAGAAGTGAAACAGCTCATGAAAAGATGAGCTTTAAAAAATTGATGTCCAGAAAAAGATGTTTGATTGTTGCAGACAGCTTTTATGAATGGCAGAAAACAGATAGCGGAAAACAACCAAAGCGAATCCAGCCAGCGGATAGAAAATTATTCACCTTTGCAGGTCTTTGGGATAAGTGGGAACAAGGAGAAAAGGAAATTTTTACATGTACCATTTTGACAAAAGAAGCAAATGGTTTCATGCAGGATATTCATCATCGCATGCCAATTATTTTACCGAAAAACAAAGAAGATGACTGGATCACACCAACTCAAAAGTCTCCGTCACAAGCGCATGAATTCTTACAAACAATAAAAGATGATGAATTAACAGCTTACGATGTAGGGACTTATGTTAATGCTGCGAAAAATAATGATGCAACATGTATTGAGCCGATTACAAAAGGAAATTAATACATAATTCCTGTATAATATAAAGGAAAAGATACTATATGCTAAAAGGAGAGAATACAAATGAGTAAGCGTAAATTATTTCTAGGAGTTGTCACAGGTGCCGTTGTTGGGGGTTTGGTTACATTGTTTGACAGAGAAACAAGACATTATGCAAAAAATAAACTAACAACGGTAAAATCAGGGACAACCTATATGGTGAAAAATCCGTCCGAAACAGTACATAATATGCGTGTAGCTTTAAATAAGCTTAATGATAATTTATCTAGTGGCTCTTCCAATCTGATGAATGCATTAGAGCAAGTAGAAGGTTCCTTGGAGAAAGTTTCAACTAAAAGTGAAAGCAAAAAAGAACTAGAATAAAATAAAGAAGGGAGAGTGGGTATGAAAAGAGCAGTGGGATTTGCGAAAAACGTATATCAACGAATTATGGATGATGATATTATGGGTTTGGCTGCACAACTGGCTTACTTTTTTCTATTATCCCTTTTCCCATTTTTAATGTTTTTATTAACATTAGTTGGTTATTTGCCAATCGAAGAAAGTCGGGTTATTGCTGCAATCACAAATTATGCACCAGCGCAAATATCGGATTTAATCAACGCAAATGTTAGTCAATTGATCAATCAACAAAATGGAGGTTTATTGTCGATAGGGATTATAGGTACGCTTTGGGCTGCATCTAACGCGATTAATGCACTCACGAGA is part of the Virgibacillus sp. NKC19-16 genome and harbors:
- a CDS encoding glutaminase; translation: MVQGATNWNTELTQEWLQNYVDDWVSFYRKHTVDGNVASYIPILQEANRDHLGISIVGKNGMTIRSGDFEVPFTIQSISKVFSFIVACMGRGLSYVLDRVDVEPTGEAFNSIMHLEMTQLKKPFNPMINAGAITVTSMLEGRTSDEKLEPVFQLLERMLDYRPHLNVDAYESERDSSMRNRAIGYYLLETGYLESDLNITLETYFKQCSIEVTLEDLARIGMIIANDGEDPNNKEEIIPRQVARLAKALMLTCGMYDASGKFAAYVGVPAKSGVSGGIIALSPPRVRDEELPFVTGCGIGVYGPALDDKGNSIAGIRLLRHIANQWDLSLF
- a CDS encoding SOS response-associated peptidase; translated protein: MCGRYTLLADELETLQEFGLEKEINSYQPSYNIAPGQNVLAIIHDGKAKRAGYLRWGLVPSWANDEKIGYKMINARSETAHEKMSFKKLMSRKRCLIVADSFYEWQKTDSGKQPKRIQPADRKLFTFAGLWDKWEQGEKEIFTCTILTKEANGFMQDIHHRMPIILPKNKEDDWITPTQKSPSQAHEFLQTIKDDELTAYDVGTYVNAAKNNDATCIEPITKGN
- a CDS encoding YtxH domain-containing protein encodes the protein MSKRKLFLGVVTGAVVGGLVTLFDRETRHYAKNKLTTVKSGTTYMVKNPSETVHNMRVALNKLNDNLSSGSSNLMNALEQVEGSLEKVSTKSESKKELE